CGGCATTGGTCTTGCTGTCTTCGATAAGGGTGATCAGCAGTTTGAAATGCATATCTCATTCTCCTCTGGCTTTCGATTCACGCTGCGCGCGTCTGGCAAACCAGGCGCTCAGCTGCGCATAGCCCATCACGGACATCATCGGAAACAGGCAGACGAAGGCCACCAGCCCGAACCCATCCAGCAAGGGGCTGCGTCCCGGTAACGCGCCCGCCAGCCCGATCCCCAACGCGGTCACCAGCGGGACCGTGATGATGGAGGTCGTGACACCCCCGGAATCATAGGCGACCGGGATGATGCTGCGCGGCGCCAGCTGGGTCTGCACCAGTAATAACAGGTAGGCGGGGATCAGAAAATGATGCAGGGGAATGCCGAGAACCAGTTTCACCGTACCGAGCAGCAGCCCCAACGCCACCCCGATTGCCACAGCCAAACGCAGCCCCCATTGACTGATGGTGCCACCGGACACCTCGGCCACCTTGGCCGCAACCGCGATCACTGCCGGCTCGGCGATGCTGCTGGCAAATCCCAAGGCCGCAGCGAACAGATACACCCAGTAATAGTCGCGCCAATCGAGGCCGGCGGCGATTGCCGTGTGCGGGCCGACGAAGGCCGCATCGGTGAGCTGGATGGCCATCATGGCGCCCAAAGGGAACAGCGACAGCTCCAATCCCTCCAGCAGAATCACCAGTCCCACGGTGATATAGAGCAGCCCCAGCAAGGCACGGCGCGGGTTCGGCAACGGCCGACGGATGGCGACGAACTGGAAGAACAGTACGACCGCGACGATCGGCAGGATCGCCAGCAGCGCCGTGGTCAGTACCCGCATCCCGGTGACGAGGAATTCCATCAGCTCAGCACCCCGTACACCATGACGAAAATCATCGGCATCACCGTGGACAGGGCGACCAGCCCAAAACCATCCACCAGCGGATTGCGTCCCTCGATCGAGGAGGCCAGTCCCACGCCGAGCGCGGCAACCAGCGGCACGGTGATGACGGAGTTGGAAACCGGACCGGAATCGTAGGCGATCCCCATGATCTCGCGGGGTGTGAACGGCGACAGCAGGATCACGATACCGTACGCGACCGATAGCAGCACATGCATGGGCCAGGCGAAGATGATCCGCAGCACACCGATCATCAGCGCAATGCCGACGGCGAGGCAGATGATGAACCGCAGCCCCAGGGCATAGGCCTGACGAGCATCCTCCATGACCAGCCCGCCCTCGACCGCGGCATCGGCGGCCTTATCGGCAACGGCAATCAAGGCCGGCTCGGCGGCCGATGCCCCGAAGCCCAGTGCGAAGGCGAACAGCAGCAGCCACGTAACACTGCCCTTGCGGGCGAAGGCATAGGCCAGACTCTCGCCGATCGGGAACAGCCCCAGTTCCAGCCCGCGCACCAACAGCGCCAGACCGATCACCACGAGCAGCATGCCCAGCAGCAGGTTGCCGAGATCCGGGATCGGCTGACGCAGCACGACGAGCTGAAAACCGCCAACGACCAGAAAGATCGGCAGCAGATCACGCACACTGCCGCGCAGCGCGAGTAGAAGGGCTGTGAATTGTCGGTTCAAGGCCGTCCCTCCGCACCGGGGGCGCGCGCATGACCTGAACGGTACCGGTCCGGTATGCTCTGTCTGCGCATGCTATGGATCGCGTCGTCAGTTGGATCAGTGTTCGACGCACTGCTCCCCGCAGGACAATGCATCACCATGACGAAGAATACTACCCGGCCCGAGCCCCCCGCGTGGCACGCCCTGCCCGGCAAGGACTGTCTGCAGCGCCTGGGCAGCAGCGAAGGCGGCCTCGCGACAGAAACCGCCGCACACCGTCTGCGCGCGCACGGCCCCAACTGCCTGCCGCCACCGACGCGGCGCAGCGCGCTCATGCGCTTTCTGCTGCAATTCCACAACACCCTCATCTACGTCCTGCTCGCCGCCGGCGCCATCACCGCGCTGCTCGGCCACTGGATCGACAGCGGTGTGATCTTCGGTGTGGTGATCATCAATGCCATCGTCGGTTTCATCCAGGAGGGCAAGGCGGAGCAGGCCATGGATGCGATCCACCATATGCTCTCGCTGCATGCGGCCGTGCTGCGCGACGGCCACCTGCGGGAGATCCCCGCCGAGGAACTGGTGCCGGGCGATGTCGTCCAGCTCGCCGCCGGTGACAAGGTGCCCGCCGATCTGCGCCTGCTGCACGTGCGCGAACTGCAGATCGAGGAGGCGGCGCTGACCGGCGAGTCGGTGCCGGTGGAGAAAGGTATCCATGCGGTCGCCGCCGACGCCCTGCTCGGCGATCGCACGGGCATGGCCTACTCGGGCACGCTGATCACCGCCGGCCGCGGGCTGGGCCTCGTGGTCGCCACCGGTGGCGACACCGAGATCGGCCGCATCAGCGCCCTGCTGGCCCAGGTGGAGGCACTGACCACGCCGCTGCTGCGCCAGATCGCCGGCCTCGGCCGGGCCTTGACCGCCATCATCCTGCTGCTCGCCGGGCTGACCTTCGCCTGGGGCGTCTGGGTACAGGGTCAGGCGCTGTCCGACATGTTTCTCGCCGCGGTCGCGCTGGCGGTGGCGGCGATCCCCGAGGGCCTGCCCGCGGTCATCACCATCACGCTCGCCATCGGCGTGCAGCGCATGGCCGCGCGCAACGTCATCATCCGCCGCCTGCCCGCGGTGGAGACGCTCGGCTCGGTGAGCGTGATCTGTTCGGACAAGACCGGCACGCTCACCCGCAACGAAATGGTGGTCCGGACGGTGGTCACCCATGCCGGCCCCATCGGCATCAGCGGCACCGGCTATGCACCGCACGGCCTGTTCAGCCGCAGCGACAGCGCATTCGACCCGCAGGACGACCCCGTGCTCATGGAAACCCTGCGCGCGGCGCTGCTGTGCAACGATGCCGTACTGGAGGGACAGGACGGCGAATGGCACGCCTACGGCAACCCGATGGAGGCGGCGTTGATCACCGCCGCGCGCAAGGGCGGACTGGAACCCGATCGTGAGCAGGGAAAACGCCCGCGCATCGATGCCGTGCCCTTCGATGCGCATCACCGCTTCATGGCGACACTGCATCACGATCACACCGGCCACGTCTGCGTCTATCTGAAGGGCGCACCGGAAAGCGTGCTGGACATGTGCAGCCACCAGCGCGCCGTGGGCGGGGATCGGCCACTCGATCCGGACTGGTGGCAAACCCAGGCCGAGGCCCTGGCCGCACGCGGCCGGCGCGTACTGGCACTGGCGTTCCGTCGCATGCCTGGTGATCAGCACAGCCTGCAGATCCAGGACGTCGCTGGCGGACTGACCCTCCTCGGCCTGGTCGGGCTGGTCGACCCGCCGCGCGCGGAGGCGATCCGTGCCGTGGCGAACTGTCGCTCCGCCGGTATCGGGGTGAAGATGATCACCGGCGACCATGCCGTGACCGCCGCGGCCATCGGCCGGGAACTCGGCATCGGCGACGGCGCCACGGCGCTCACCGGCCACGACATCGAGGCACTGGACGATACCGCTCTGCGCGCGGTGGTAGGCGCTACCGAGGTGTTCGCGCGGGCCAGCCCCGAACACAAGCTGCGGCTGGTGCAGGCCCTGCAGGCCAACGGCGCGGTCACGGCCATGACCGGTGACGGCGTCAACGACGCCCCCGCGCTGAAGCGTGCCGACATCGGTGTGGCCATGGGCGTGAAGGGTACCGAGGCGGCCAAAGAGGCGGCCGAGATGGTGCTCACCGATGACAACTTCGCCTCCATCGTCGCGGGCGTCGAAGAGGGTCGCACCGTCTACGACAATATCCGCAAGGCGATCCTCTTCATCCTGCCGACCAATGGTGCGGAGGCGCTGGTGGTGGTGATCGCGGTGCTGCTCGGCCAGGTACTGCCCATGACGCCGGTGCAGATCCTCTGGGTGAACATGGTCACGGCGGTGACGCTGGCGCTGGCCCTGGCCTTCGAGCCGGCCGAGCCCGGGTTGATGGGCCGCCCGCCACGGCACTCCGATGAGGCGCTGTTGTCGGGTTTCCTGCTGTGGCGCATCGTGCTGGTCTCGCTGCTGCTGGTCGGCATGAGCTACGGGACCTTCCTGTGGGTTCTGCAGCAAGGTGCCACCCTGGAGGTCGCGCGCACTGCCACGGTGAACGCCCTGATCGGGGGCGAGATCGTGTATCTGTTCAACAGCCGCTATCTGCGCGCCTCCAGCCTCAACCTGACCGCACTGCTCGGCAACCGCTACGTACTGCTGGCCGTGGTACTGGTCAGTGCGATCCAGGTGCTGTTCACCTACACCGGCTTCATGCAGACGCTGTTTCGTACGGCGCCGCTGCCGCTGGACCTGTGGATTCCGATCTGGGTCATGGCGCTGTGCGTGTTTCTGCTGGTCGAGGCCGAAAAGACCTGGCTGCGGCGGCGTGAACGACCCGTCCGCTAGGGCGTTACGCCGGTGTGTATAATCGCCGCATGCCCACACCACCGGAACAGCGACCCGACAGACGCCTCGGCCGCGGCATGAGTATCGCCGCCTGGGTCGCCGGCCTGGGGCTGCTCACACTGCTGTTCAGCAACCTCCTGGAACGCGAACGCAATCCCAACCAGCGGGTGCTGAGCCGCGTGGCCGGTGACGGCGTGGAGGTGGTGCTGCAACGCAACCGCTACGGCCACTATGTCGCGACCGGGCGCATCAACGGCGAACCGGTCGAATTCCTGGTCGATACAGGCGCGAGCGACGTCTCGGTGCCGGGTCGGCTCGCCGCGCAACTGGGGCTCGTGCGCGGTGCGCCACTGACCTACCAGACCGCCAACGGCACCGTGACCGGCTACCGCACGCGCATCGACCGCCTGGCACTCGGTGAACTGGTCCTGCGGGACGTGCCGGCCAGCATCAACCCGGCCTATCGCGAAAACGACGTCCTGCTCGGCATGAGCGTGCTCAAGCGGCTGGAATTCACCCAACGGGGGGATACGCTGATCCTGCGGCCGCTGCGCAACGCCGCGGAAGGCCCGTAATGGCGACCCCTGGAAGGCTGCCCGGCGACAGACTGCGGGCCACAACCGAAGCCTGCGCCACACCCCGGACAGCGTCATGGACCAGATCCTGAACTGGCTTACCGAACAGAGTGGTGCCTTGTCCGGCATGCTGTGGGGCAGCCCCATCACCCTGGCCGCGCTGCTCGGCACCGGCTTGTATCTGACCCTGCGCCTGGGCTTCGTCCAACTGCGCGGCTTCCGCCACGCGACCCAGTTGCTGAGCGGCAAGTACACCGATCCGCGCCACGTCGGCGAGGTCTCGCACTTCCAGGCGCTGTCCACGGCCCTGTCGGCGACGGTCGGCACCGGCAACATCGCCGGCGTGGCCACGGCCATCTCGCTGGGCGGGCCGGGGGCCCTGTTCTGGATGTGGGTGACGGCCTTTCTCGGCATGGCCACCAAGTTCGCCGAATCCACCCTCGCGCTCCGCTTCCGTGAGGTCAGCCCCACCGGCGAGATCGCCGGTGGGCCGATGTACACCCTGCTGCACGGTCTGCAGATGAAGCGCCTGGCGGTCCTGTTCGCCGCCTTCGCGCTGATCGCCTCGTTCGGCATCGGCAACATGGTGCAGGCCAATTCGGTGGTCGACGGGCTCGGCTATCTGTGGCCCGAGGCACGCGGGTTCGGCTGGGCCATCGGCCTGCTCCTGGCCACACTGGTCGGCCTGGTGATCCTCGGTGGCGTCCGCCGCATCGCGCGCGTGGCCGCCGTGCTGGTGCCCTTCATGGCGCTGTTCTACATCGTCGCCGCGCTGTTGGTGCTCATCAACCATGCGGCCGCCATCCCCGCCGCCATCACCACCATCGTCGACGGCGCCCTGAACGTGCCGGCGGTCGGCGCCGCCGCGGTCGGCGAGGCCATCCGCTGGGGCGTGGCGCGCGGCCTGTTCTCCAACGAGGCCGGCCTCGGCTCCTCACCCATGGCGCATGCCGCGGGTCGCACCAACGAACCCGTGCGCGAGGGCCTGGTCGCGATGCTGGAGCCGTTCATCGATACCCTGGTGATCTGCAGCATGACCGGCCTGGTGATCATCGTGACCGGGAGCTACATCGACCGCCCCGAGGCGCTGGTCGGCGCGGCGCTCACCGCGCATGCCTTCGGCACCACGCTGGGCACCGCCGGTGCCGGGGTGGTCGGCGTCGGCCTGACGCTGTTCGCCTTCTCCACGATCATCTCCTGGTCGTATTACGGCGATCGCTCGGCGCGTTTCCTGTTCGGCGAGGGCGCGGTCCTGCCCTATCGGGTCGTATACGCGCTGCTGGTGGTATTCGGCGCCGCCGTGCCGCTGCAACTGGTATGGAATTTCGCCGACATTGCCAATATCCTGATGGCCCTCCCCAACCTGATCGCCCTGCTGCTGCTCGCCGGGCTGGTGAAGAGAATGCGCGACACGTATTTTTCGCAGCCGCATGTGCCGATACGGTGACGGCATTTCATTTATCTATTTTTTGAACCGCCAAGACACCAAGAAAATCTGGGGGAACCGTTAAGAACGCCAAGACGCCAAGAGAAATTATTGTAAAAACATATTTGCTTTATACATGAATCATCCTTGGCGTCTTGGCGTTCTTGGCGGTTCGAATACTTGGTGTCTTGGCGCCTTGGCGGTTCACACAACCAACGGAGACATGATATGAACGAACACATCATCGCCGGCGGGGGGATCCCGCCCGACGCGACGCAGATCTTCGCTATCGAACTGCAGGAGATCTCCGCGTAATGCGCCTCGAGACGATCGAGCAGCAGATCCAGGCCACGGTGCGGCGGGTGCTTGCCGAGGACATCGGCAGCGGCGACGTCACCGCCGCGCTGATCCCTGCGGATGCGCACGCCAGGGCGCGGGTTGTCTGCCGCGAGGCGGCGGTACTGTGTGGCCGCGCCTGGTTCGATGCGGTGTTCGCCGAACTCGATGCGCGCATCCAGGTGCAGTGGGACCTGTGCGACGGCCAACGCGCGCAGCCGAATCAGGTGCTGTGCACACTCAGTGGTCCGGCACGCGCCCTGCTCAGCGGCGAGCGCGCCGCGCTGAATCTGCTGCAGACCCTGTCCGGCACGGCCACCCGTGCCGCCCGCTACGCCGCTGCGGCCGAGGGTCTGCCGGTACGCATACTGGATACACGCAAGACCCTGCCCGGCCTGCGCTTGGAACAGAAGTACGCCGTACGCACCGGCGGCTGCCACAACCACCGCATCGGTCTGTACGATGGCATCCTCATCAAGGAGAACCACATCGCCGCCACCGGCTCCATCGGTGCCGCCGTCACTGCGGCGCGCGCGCTCGGCACGCATCTGCCAGTGGAGGTCGAGGTGGAGAACCTCGAAGAGCTGCGCGAGGGTATCGAGGCCGGGGCGGATATCGTGCTGCTCGACAACTTCACCCTCGACCTCCTGCGCAAAGCGGTAGCGCTCAACGCCGGCCGCACCAAACTGGAGGCCTCCGGCGGCGTGACCCTGGAGACCATCCGCGCCATCGCCGAAACCGGTGTCGACTACATCTCCACCGGCGCACTCACCAAAGACCTGGTGTCTGTCGATCTGTCGATGCGCTTCGTCTGAGTCGCGCCGGGTACGTCGCTACGCCCATCGATCCGCCCACGCGAGCAAGCCTTCGGGCGCGCGGATGCACTCTCCGCGGCACCGTGCTATAGTCCGCCGCCCTTCAGCCGCAGTCGCACCGATGTCACGTATTTCCGCTACAGCCCCCCCACCGCCATAGACGTAGCTGTTTTTCCGCGGGCCCCCGCTCGCGTCAACCCCAACGATCCCCAAAGTGCCGCAAGCCGCATGCTGGCGGGCTGTGTTGCAACTGTTGTCTCCAGGTTCCGAAATGTTCCATACGTTCAATAAAGATTGGCTGGGCAATGTCCGCGGCGACGTGCTGGCCGGGCTGGTCGTGGCACTGGCCCTGATCCCCGAGGCGATCGCCTTTTCCGTCATCGCTGGTGTCGACCCCAAGGTGGGGCTGTATGCCTCGTTCTGCATCGCGGTGGTTACTGCCTTCCTCGGCGGACGGCCGGGCATGATCTCGGCCGCTACCGGTGCCATGGCGCTGCTGATGATCACCCTCGTCAAGGACCATGGCCTGCAGTATCTGCTGGCGGCCACCCTGCTGACCGGTGTACTGCAGATCGGTGCGGGATTTCTGCAGCTGGGCTCGCTGATGCGTTTCGTCTCACGCTCGGTGGTGACCGGGTTCGTCAATGCCCTCGCGATTCTGATTTTTCTCGCACAGCTGCCGGAGCTGACCAACGTCACCTGGCATGTCTATGCCATGACGGCCGGCGGCCTGGCGATCATCTATTTGTTTCCATACCTCACCCGGGCGATACCCTCGCCGCTGGTAACCATTCTGGTACTGACCGGCATCGCCATGGCACTCGAACTGGACATCCGTACCGTCGGCGATATGGGCGAGCTGCCGGATACCCTGCCGGTATTCCTCTGGCCCGCGGTGCCGTGGAATCTCGAGACCCTGACGATCATCTTCCCCTATTCGGTCTCGTTGGCAATCGTCGGCCTGCTGGAGTCGCTGATGACCGCCACCATCATCGATGACCTCACCGATACCCCGAGCGATAAGAATCGCGAATGCAAGGGCCAGGGCATGGCCAACATCACCGCGGGCCTGTTCGGCGGCATGGCGGGCTGCGCCATGATCGGCCAATCGGTGATCAACGTGAAGTCCGGCGGCCGCACCCGGCTGTCGACCCTGTGCGCTGGCACGTTCCTGCTGCTGATGGTTGTGTTCCTGGGTGAGTGGGTGGCACAAATCCCGATGGCCGCACTGGTCGCCGTGATGATCATGGTGTCCATCGGCACCTTCAGCTGGGAATCGCTGCGTAACCTGAAGAAGCATCCACCGAGTTCCAGTATTGTCATGGCGACCACGGTCGCGGTGGTCGTCGCCACACACAATCTTGCGTACGGTGTCTTCGTCGGCGTGCTGCTGGCGGCGCTGTTCTTCGCCAATAAAGTCGGCCAGTACCGGTATGCCACCTCGGAACTCCACGCCGACGGCACCACCCGTACCTATCGTGTGGTCGGCCAGGTGTTCTTCGCCTCGGCGGCCGAGTTCATCGAGGTCTTCGACTTCAAGGAGGCCATCGACACCGTCGTGATCGATCTGTGCCAGGCGCATTTCTGGGACATCACCGCGGTCAGCGCCCTGGACAAGGTGGTCCTCAAGTTCCGTCGTGAGGGCACTGCAGTGAAGATCGTCGGTCTCAACGAGGCCAGCGCCACCATCGTTGACCGCTTCGCCGTGCACGACAAGCCCGATGCCGTCGCCAGACTGATGAGCCACTGAGGAAAACGATCGCATGACCAAGGTATTGGCGTGTATCGACGGGACGGATGTCTCACCGGCGGTGTGCGACTACGCTGCCTGGGCCAGCCTGCGTATGACCGCGCCGCTGTTGCTCCTGCACGTGCTGGACAAGTCCGAGTACCCGATCCAGAGCAATCTGAGTGGGAACATCGGTCTGGGCAGTCGCGAGGCGTTGCTGGAGGAACTCGCCGCACTCGACGAAAAACGCAGCCGGCTGGCGCTGGAACAGGGCCGCGAATTGCTGGCGGCGGCGCGCGCGCGTGCCGTCGCCGCCGGTGTCACCGATCCCGCCACGCTGCAGCGCCACGGCAGCCTGGTCGAAACCCTGGTGGAGATGGAGGACGGCGCCCGCCTGGTGGTACTCGGCAAGCACGACGAGCACCTCGGCGAACACGTTGGCAGCCGCCTGGAGAGTGTGGTGCGCACCCTGCACCGCCCGATCCTGGTCACCACCCCCGAGTACCACCGACCGCGCCGGGTGATGCTCGCCTTCGACGCCAGCGCGACCACGCGCAAGGGTATTGAAATGGTCGCGGCCAGCCCGTTGTTCCGCGGCCTGCCCTGCCATGTGGTGATGGTCGGCGCGGACAGTGCCGAGCACCGCACGCAGCTGGATTGGGCCCGCGACACGCTCACCGCGGCCGGCTTCGATGCACCGGCGGCGCTGCGCGCAGGCGAAGTCGAGCGTGTGCTGTGCGACTACCGCCGCGAACAGGACATCGATCTGCTGATCATGGGCGCCTACGGCCACTCCGTGATCCGCCGCTTTCTGGTCGGCAGTACGACGACCAGCGTGATCCGCGATGCGACAGTGCCGGTACTGCTGCTGCGCTGATCGCAGGCGATCGGGCCACCGGGTCGGGCGGTATTCAGCCGCCCGGGCCGAGCAGTGAGTGCTGGCCCGACGCACCGCGTAGTTCGCGCAGGTCGGCGCCGCTCGGGTGCTGGAAGACGCGTAGACCGAACTCGGGCAGGATCGCGATCAGGTGGTCGAAGATGTCCGACTGGATACCCTCGTAGCGCACCCAGGCCACTGTGTTGGTGAAGCAGTAGATCTCCAGCGGCAGCCCATCCGCCGTAGGACTGAGCTGACGGACCATCAGCGTCAGTGACTGGTGGATCCCGGGATGACTGCGCAGATAACGCACCACGTAGGCGCGAAAGCAGCCGATGTTGGTCAACCGGCGCGTGTTCACGGCCTCCTCGCCGGCCTGCGCCAGACCCTCGTTCCACGCATCGATCTCACTCTTCTTTTCCTGCAGGTAATCGTCCAGGAGCCGGAAGCGATGCAGGTGTTCGCGCTCCTCATCGCTGAGGAAATGTACGCTCTGCTGATCCAGGTAGATGCTGCGCTTGATACGCCGCCCACCGCTCTCCGCCATGCCCCGCCAGTTCTTGAACGAATCGCTGATCAGGCGTTTGGTGGGGATGGTGGTGATAGTCTTGTCCCAGTTCTGCACCTTCACTGTGTGCAACGCGATATCGATGACGTCGCCATCGGCGTTGAGCTGCGGCATCTCGATCCAGTCACCGACGCGGACGATGTCACCGGAGGATATCTGGACACTCGCCACCAGGGACAGCAGGGTATCCTGAAAGACCAGCATCAGTACCGCCGCCATGGCACCGAGACCGGAGAGCAGGATCAAGGGGGAACGATCGATCAGGGTGGCGATGATCAGCAGGGTGGCGATCGCATACACGAAGATCTTGACCACCTGTACATAGCCCTTGATCGAGCGCGAACTGGCGTCGGGCCGGCGCTGGTAGACAAAGTTGACGATGTCCAGGGCGGCACTCAGCGCCAGGGCCATGGTCAGCACGATGAAGCCACTGCTGACATTGCGCACGACGCTCACGGCCGTCTCCGGGAGCCCCGGAACGGCATTTATGCCCAGGGATATCACCAGTGCGGGGACGATATTGGACAGGCGCTTGATGATCCCGAATTCCTGAAATACCGGATCGGCCACCCGCGAGGCGATACGATGCAGACCGCGCACCAGGATACGTTTGACGACCCAGTTGGACAGCCAGGCGAAGGTGACCAGCAGCAGACCGGCGTACAGTGTGTGCAGATAGGGATTGGCGCCCAGCGCAACGATCCATGCGACGGCGTTATCGTACATATTCAACTCCTGCTTTCATTCCAATTCCCTCCACGCATCCCGCCTGTGTGCGGGTACGGGAACTGCGCCTGCGGTTGAGCAGTCGGCAGTGCATGAACCGCTGCGGGCCAGGCAGCGGTTTCGGCATCCATGTACCTGCGGAAAACCTGGATGACCAACGAAGGTACTACCGCAGTTGATCAGGTGATCTTCAGCACCTCACCCGGTCGCGGACGGCTGACCTGTACGCCGCGCCCCTGCAAGGTCTCACCGAGGCTGCGCATGGCGTCCTCCTCGCCATGCACCAGCGCGACGGGCGGATGTCCGTCGAAGCCCGCATACCAGTCCATGAGTCCATGCTGATCGGCGTGCGCCGACAGACCGCCCACGGTATGGATCTTCGCGCCCACGCGGATGGTCTCGCCCCACAGTCGCACATGGCGGGCACCATCGACCAGGGCGCGCCCCAGCGTACCGCGCGCCTGGAAGCCCACCATGATCACGTGACAGTCGCTGCGCCACAGATTGTGCTTGAGGTGGTGTTTGATACGCCCGCCGGTGCACATGCCGCTGCCAGCGATGATCAGGGCACCGGAGCGGATCTTGTTGATGGCCATGGACTGGTTGGACGTACGGCTGAGATGCAGGTTGGGCGGACGGAAAGGATCACCATCCTCACGGCGCACCTGAGTGGCCTCCTGGTCATACAGCCGCCAGTGCCTGGCGTAGACCTCAGTCGCCTCGATCGCCATGGGGCTGTCGACGAACAGCTGCCAGCCCTCCAGCCCCCAGTCGTGGTAGTGCTGTTTGAGGACATACAGCAACAACTGCGCGCGCCCGATCGCGAAGGATGGGACCAGGATGTTGCCGCGCGCCGCGCGCGCCTCGCGCACTACACCGTGGAGTTCCTCCCAGGTGCTGTCCCAGCTGCGGTGTTGGCGTTCGCCGTAGGTGCTCTCCATGACCACCAGATCAGCGCGCCGCACACGCACGGGATCACGCAGGATCGGTGCGCCGCTGTGGCCGAGGTCACCACTGAACACCAGGATGCGCTCACCCCGGTCGTCCTGCACCCGCAGCTCGACGATGGCGGAGCCGAGGATATGGCCGGCATCGTACAGGCGCAGCCACACGCCCGGGGCGATGAGCCGTTCGACATCGTAGTCCATGGCACGAAAGTAGCGCATGGTCGCCTGTGCGTCGGCGACGGTGTACAGGGCCTCGACCCGCTGCAACCCCTTGCGCTCGCGCTTGCGGTTCTCCCACTCGGCATCCTTCTCCTGCAGATGACCGGCATCCTTGAGCATGATGCGGCACAGATCACGGCTCGCCCGCTGGGTGTAGATAGGCTGGCGATAGCCGCTTTTGATCAGCAGCGGCAGGCGGCCCGAATGGTCGAGATGGGCGTGGGTGAGCACCACCGCGTCGATGTCCTCGACGGCGAAGGGGAAGGGCTCCCGGTTGCGCGCCTCGTCGGCCGGGCGGCCCTGAATCAGGCCGCAGTCGATCAGGACCTTCGCCCGGCCGGTCTCCAGCAGAAAGCACGAGCCCGTAACCTCGCGCGCGGCGCCCAGAAAGCGTAATTGCATTACCCTGTTCTCCTTTCATTCCAACCGCCACACCCGTCCCGGAAGCAGACGGGAAAACACGGGCCAGATCGTATGCTGCACACCACCGCCCGATGCACCCGCCAAGTACCGGGCCGGATGTCTGGATGCGGCTTCAGTTCCGTGTCTTCCGTGTGCTTCCGTGGCCAGAATCGGGTTTTCAGTCTCGCTGGCTGGGTTCCGACGATACTGTGGCCGGCGGCCCCTGGCAAAGACTGCACGTGTCCGTACCGCGCGACCGGCCGGCGCTTGACCGCGGCCGTCAACATCGCCATGCTGACAGCGGCACGCCCGCACCACGCCTGCGATGCCGTCACCGACAGATGATTGCTTCACGCCCATGACCGACGACGACGACCATAGCCGGCAGCACAAACGCATCCAGGACATCCTGCTGCTACCGCCGCTGCCCGCCGTTGCCTGCCGGCTGCTGGATCTGATCGCCAACGACCAATGCGACATCGGCGAACTGTCCACCCTGATCGAACAGGACCCGGGCCTTGCCGCACGCATCGTCGGCATCGCTAATTCGGCCTATTTCGCCCGTCCGACCGAG
The Gammaproteobacteria bacterium genome window above contains:
- the nadC gene encoding carboxylating nicotinate-nucleotide diphosphorylase gives rise to the protein MRLETIEQQIQATVRRVLAEDIGSGDVTAALIPADAHARARVVCREAAVLCGRAWFDAVFAELDARIQVQWDLCDGQRAQPNQVLCTLSGPARALLSGERAALNLLQTLSGTATRAARYAAAAEGLPVRILDTRKTLPGLRLEQKYAVRTGGCHNHRIGLYDGILIKENHIAATGSIGAAVTAARALGTHLPVEVEVENLEELREGIEAGADIVLLDNFTLDLLRKAVALNAGRTKLEASGGVTLETIRAIAETGVDYISTGALTKDLVSVDLSMRFV
- a CDS encoding SulP family inorganic anion transporter; amino-acid sequence: MFHTFNKDWLGNVRGDVLAGLVVALALIPEAIAFSVIAGVDPKVGLYASFCIAVVTAFLGGRPGMISAATGAMALLMITLVKDHGLQYLLAATLLTGVLQIGAGFLQLGSLMRFVSRSVVTGFVNALAILIFLAQLPELTNVTWHVYAMTAGGLAIIYLFPYLTRAIPSPLVTILVLTGIAMALELDIRTVGDMGELPDTLPVFLWPAVPWNLETLTIIFPYSVSLAIVGLLESLMTATIIDDLTDTPSDKNRECKGQGMANITAGLFGGMAGCAMIGQSVINVKSGGRTRLSTLCAGTFLLLMVVFLGEWVAQIPMAALVAVMIMVSIGTFSWESLRNLKKHPPSSSIVMATTVAVVVATHNLAYGVFVGVLLAALFFANKVGQYRYATSELHADGTTRTYRVVGQVFFASAAEFIEVFDFKEAIDTVVIDLCQAHFWDITAVSALDKVVLKFRREGTAVKIVGLNEASATIVDRFAVHDKPDAVARLMSH
- a CDS encoding universal stress protein; protein product: MTKVLACIDGTDVSPAVCDYAAWASLRMTAPLLLLHVLDKSEYPIQSNLSGNIGLGSREALLEELAALDEKRSRLALEQGRELLAAARARAVAAGVTDPATLQRHGSLVETLVEMEDGARLVVLGKHDEHLGEHVGSRLESVVRTLHRPILVTTPEYHRPRRVMLAFDASATTRKGIEMVAASPLFRGLPCHVVMVGADSAEHRTQLDWARDTLTAAGFDAPAALRAGEVERVLCDYRREQDIDLLIMGAYGHSVIRRFLVGSTTTSVIRDATVPVLLLR
- a CDS encoding mechanosensitive ion channel family protein; amino-acid sequence: MYDNAVAWIVALGANPYLHTLYAGLLLVTFAWLSNWVVKRILVRGLHRIASRVADPVFQEFGIIKRLSNIVPALVISLGINAVPGLPETAVSVVRNVSSGFIVLTMALALSAALDIVNFVYQRRPDASSRSIKGYVQVVKIFVYAIATLLIIATLIDRSPLILLSGLGAMAAVLMLVFQDTLLSLVASVQISSGDIVRVGDWIEMPQLNADGDVIDIALHTVKVQNWDKTITTIPTKRLISDSFKNWRGMAESGGRRIKRSIYLDQQSVHFLSDEEREHLHRFRLLDDYLQEKKSEIDAWNEGLAQAGEEAVNTRRLTNIGCFRAYVVRYLRSHPGIHQSLTLMVRQLSPTADGLPLEIYCFTNTVAWVRYEGIQSDIFDHLIAILPEFGLRVFQHPSGADLRELRGASGQHSLLGPGG
- a CDS encoding MBL fold metallo-hydrolase, coding for MQLRFLGAAREVTGSCFLLETGRAKVLIDCGLIQGRPADEARNREPFPFAVEDIDAVVLTHAHLDHSGRLPLLIKSGYRQPIYTQRASRDLCRIMLKDAGHLQEKDAEWENRKRERKGLQRVEALYTVADAQATMRYFRAMDYDVERLIAPGVWLRLYDAGHILGSAIVELRVQDDRGERILVFSGDLGHSGAPILRDPVRVRRADLVVMESTYGERQHRSWDSTWEELHGVVREARAARGNILVPSFAIGRAQLLLYVLKQHYHDWGLEGWQLFVDSPMAIEATEVYARHWRLYDQEATQVRREDGDPFRPPNLHLSRTSNQSMAINKIRSGALIIAGSGMCTGGRIKHHLKHNLWRSDCHVIMVGFQARGTLGRALVDGARHVRLWGETIRVGAKIHTVGGLSAHADQHGLMDWYAGFDGHPPVALVHGEEDAMRSLGETLQGRGVQVSRPRPGEVLKIT